The proteins below are encoded in one region of Aspergillus nidulans FGSC A4 chromosome III:
- a CDS encoding protein pmeB (transcript_id=CADANIAT00005545), producing MPKLRSWASLLLNVLLASAAGIPSSRYRNCQRSRKACPEGTLVVSASDPKADFSTVQAAVESLPHDNSSQTILILAGTYTEQVNVTRPGPVTLLGQTDHVTDASKNQVTINWAQANHDSTGQSVDNVFGSVLTVAPTLNASYTGSGPTGFPVPEDTPFGSVDFRAYNIDFTNTWADYSDGPAHALSFSRANGGFYYCGFYSYQDTVYVGKLGNAYFHRSIIAGQTDFIYGFGTAWIQSSDILLRNCGGGITAWKGTNTTFENKYGVYIVDSSVQAANASIAPEIVGACPLGRPWNELHRSIFVRSYEDASIDPEGYIDWVVDGVSRLSNKTFMAEYRTFGPGFNVSSRASTNASIVLSAKEYAPYDSPAKVFLTPDGKANNIGWIDWQA from the exons ATGCCGAAATTACGCTCTTGGGCTTCCCTGCTTCTCAATGTGCTCCTAGCCAGCGCAGCGGGCATCCCTTCGAGCCGCTATAGGAATTGCCAGAGATCGCGCAAAGCGTGCCCTGAAGGCACTCTCGTTGTCTCTGCATCCGACCCTAAGGCTGACTTTTCAACCGTCCAAGCCGCAGTTGAGTCCCTGCCGCACGATAACAGCAGCCAGACGATCCTGATCCTAGCAGGGACATATACGGAACAAGTCAATGTCACCCGTCCCGGCCCAGTCACGCTGCTCGGCCAAACAGACCATGTCACCGACGCCTCCAAGAACCAGGTGACAATCAACTGGGCACAAGCCAACCATGACAGCACGGGCCAGAGTGTTGACAATGTTTTCGGAAGCGTTTTGACTGTCGCACCTACTCTGAACGCGAGTTACACTGGCTCTGGTCCCACGGGATTCCCTGTACCTGAGGATACTCCCTTTGGCTCAGTCGACTTTCGTGCGTACAACATTGATTTTACCAACACCTGGGCGGACTATTCAGACGGCCCGGCACATGCActcagcttcagcagggCTAATGGCGGGTTCTACTATTGCGGGTTCTATTCCTACCAGGATACT GTCTACGTAGGCAAACTCGGCAACGCATACTTTCACAGGAGCATAATAGCCGGCCAAACTGACTTCATCTACGGGTTCGGCACAGCTTGGATTCAATCGtctgatatcctcctccgcaactgcggcggcggcatcacAGCCTGGAAGGGTACCAACACGACCTTCGAGAACAAATACGGCGTCTACATCGTCGACTCATCCGTGCAAGCTGCCAATGCCTCAATTGCCCCGGAAATCGTCGGTGCTTGCCCCCTCGGCAGGCCTTGGAATGAACTACACCGCTCCATCTTCGTTCGTTCCTATGAGGATGCTAGCATTGATCCTGAAGGGTACATTGATTGGGTCGTTGATGGTGTAAGCCGTCTGTCAAACAAGACTTTCATGGCCGAGTATCGCACCTTTGGGCCGGGGTTCAACGTCTCGAGTCGCGCTTCGACTAATGCATCAATTGTCTTGTCAGCCAAGGAATATGCGCCGTATGATTCTCCTGCGAAGGTTTTCTTGACCCCGGACGGAAAGGCCAACAATATCGGCTGGATTGACTGGCAGGCATAG
- a CDS encoding H(+)-exporting P2-type ATPase pmaA (transcript_id=CADANIAT00005546) — MAERKISYAADVENGDHSRPTDVNDSAGLDEYGALNRYISTARDNRRGSTSSAGALSMKQKKKPWYKFWAKAGGENGEEGFVAPEDWLETDLNGLPSSQIEPRRKRGGWNELTTEKTNFFVQFIGYFRGPILYVMELAVLLAAGLRDWIDLGVIIGILMLNAVVGWYQEKQAADVVASLKGDIAMKAVVKRDGQEQEILARELVTGDIVVIEEGTIVPADVRLICDYDKPETYETYKEYLATANDDTLKENDDDDDDHGIEARLGVSLVAVDQSAITGESLAVDKYMADTCYYTTGCKRGKAYAIVTATAKHSFVGKTAALVQGAQDQGHFKAVMDNIGTSLLVLVMFWILAAWIGGFYRHLKIATPEHSDNTLLHWTLILLIIGVPVGLPVVTTTTLAVGAAYLAEQKAIVQKLTAIESLAGVDILCSDKTGTLTANQLSIREPYVNEGVDVNWMMAVAAIASNHNVKNLDPIDKVTILTLRRYPKAREILARNWVTEKYTPFDPVSKRITTICTCDGVRYTCAKGAPKAILAMSECSPEEAQKFREKASEFARRGFRSLGVAVQKEGEPWQLLGMYPMFDPPREDTAHTIAEAQHLGLSVKMLTGDALAIAKETCKMLALSTKVYDSERLIHGGLAGSAQHDLVEKADGFAEVFPEHKYQVVEMLQQRGHLTAMTGDGVNDAPSLKKADCGIAVEGSTEAAQAAADIVFLAPGLSTIVDAIKLARQIFQRMKAYIQYRIALCIHLELYLVTSMIIINETIKADLIVFIALFADLATIAVAYDNAHFEARPVEWQLPKIWVISVVLGVLLAAGTWIMRASLFLENGGIIQNFGSPQPMLFLEVSLTENWLIFVTRGGKTWPSWQLVGAIFVVDVLATLFCVFGWLAGDYVETSPPSQATFSTNNDTDIVTVVVIWAYSIGVTIIIAVVYYLLTIIPALDNLGRKNRSVVDTKVENLLNHLSKLAIEHEVDANGKSRYTLGARAEPEDDE; from the exons ATGGCGGAGCGGAAGATTTCCTATGCTGCCGACGTCGAGAATGGTGACCATTCTCGTCCTACTGATGTGAACGATAGCGCTGGCCTTGACGAATATGGCGCTCTCAACCGCTACATTTCGACCGCTCGCGACAACCGTCGTGGATCGACCTCTAGTGCTGGTGCTCTTAgcatgaagcagaagaagaagccctggTACAAGTTCTGGGCCAAGGCTGGTGGTgagaatggcgaggagggcTTCGTTGCTCCTGAAGACTGGCTCGAGACCGATCTCAACGGTCTTCCTTCCAGCCAGATCGAGCCTCGCCGCAAGCGTGGTGGCTGGAACGAGTTGACCACCGAGAAGACCAACTTCTTCGTCCAGTTTATTGGTTACTTCCGTGGTCCCATTCTTTATG TTATGGAATTGGCTGTTCTccttgctgctggtcttcGTGACTGGATTGATCTCGGTGTTATTATCGGTATTCTTATGCTCAACGCTGTCGTCGGTTGGTACCAGGAAAAGCAGGCTGCCGACGTTGTCGCTAGTTTGAAGGGTGACATTGCTATGAAGGCTGTTGTCAAGCGTGATGgtcaggagcaggagatcctTGCTCGTGAACTTGTTACTGGTGATATC GTCGTCATTGAGGAAGGTACTATCGTGCCCGCCGATGTTCGCCTCATCTGCGACTACGACAAGCCCGAGACCTACGAGACCTACAAGGAATACCTCGCCACTGCCAACGATGACACCCTTAAGGagaacgatgatgatgacgacgaccaTGGCATTGAGGCCCGCCTTGGTGTTTCACTCGTTGCCGTCGACCAGTCCGCCATCACTGGTGAATCTCTCGCTGTCGACAAGTACATGGCTGACACCTGCTACTACACCACTGGTTGCAAGCGTGGAAAGGCCTACGCCATCGTTACTGCTACGGCTAAGCACTCGTTTGTTGGTAAGACCGCTGCTCTCGTTCAGGGCGCTCAGGACCAGGGTCACTTCAAGGCTGTCATGGACAACATCGGTACCTCCCTGCTTGTTCTGGTTATGTTCTGGATCCTCGCCGCCTGGATTGGTGGTTTCTACCGTCACCTGAAGATCGCCACTCCTGAGCACTCTGACAACACTCTCCTTCACTGGACTTTGATTCTTCTTATCATCGGTGTCCCCGTCGGTCTTCCCGTTGTCACAACCACCACCCTCGCTGTCGGTGCTGCTTATCTTGCGGAGCAGAAGGCCATTGTCCAGAAGCTCACTGCTATTGAGTCTCTTGCTGGTGTCGACATTCTCTGCTCTGATAAGACCGGTACCCTTACCGCTAACCAGCTCTCTATTCGTGAGCCCTACGTCAATGAAGGTGTGGATGTGAACTGGATgatggctgttgctgctatTGCTTCCAACCACAACGTTAAGAACCTCGACCCCATCGACAAAGTTACGATCCTTACTCTTCGCCGCTACCCCAAGGCGCGTGAAATCCTTGCTCGGAACTGGGTTACCGAGAAGTACACTCCTTTCGATCCTGTCTCTAAGCGTATTACTACCATCTGTACCTGCGACGGTGTCCGCTACACCTGTGCTAAGGGTGCTCCCAAGGCTATCCTTGCCATGTCTGAGTGCTCCCCGGAGGAGGCTCAGAAGTTCCGTGAGAAGGCTTCCGAATTCGCTCGCCGTGGTTTCCGTTCTCTTGGTGTCGCCGTCCAGAAGGAGGGTGAGCCCTGGCAATTGCTCGGCATGTACCCCATGTTTGACCCTCCTCGTGAGGACACTGCCCACACCATTGCTGAAGCTCAGCATCTCGGTCTTTCCGTCAAGATGTTGACTGGTGATGCTCTTGCCATTGCCAAGGAAACTTGCAAGATGCTTGCTCTTAGCACCAAGGTTTACGACTCTGAGCGTCTTATCCACGGTGGTCTTGCTGGTTCTGCCCAGCATGACCTCGTTGAGAAGGCTGATGGTTTCGCCGAAGTTTTCCCCGAGCACAAGTACCAGGTCGTCGAGATGCTTCAGCAGCGTGGTCACTTGACTGCCATGACTGGTGACGGTGTTAACGATGCTCCTTCCCTTAAGAAGGCTGACTGTGGTATTGCTGTCGAGGGTTCCACTGAAGCCGCTCAGGCCGCTGCCGACattgtcttcctcgccccCGGTCTTAGCACCATTGTTGATGCTATCAAGCTTGCTCGTCAGATCTTCCAGCGTATGAAGGCGTACATCCAGTACCGTATCGCTTTGTGTATCCACCTTGAGCTTTACCTCGTCACCtccatgatcatcatcaacgaaACCATCAAGGCCGACCTTATTGTCTTCATTGCCCTGTTTGCTGATTTGGCTACCATCGCCGTCGCTTACGACAATGCTCACTTTGAGGCTCGTCCCGTCGAGTGGCAGTTGCCCAAGATCTGGGTTATCTCCGTCGTTCTTGGTGTTCTCCTTGCTGCTGGTACCTGGATCATGCgtgcttctctcttccttgagAACGGTGGTATCATCCAGAACTTTGGTTCTCCTCAGCCTATGCTCTTCTTGGAAGTCTCTCTTACTGAGAACTggctcatcttcgtcacCCGTGGTGGTAAGACCTGGCCCTCGTGGCAGCTGGTTGGTGCCATCTTCGTTGTCGATGTCCTCGCCACCCTCTTCTGTGTCTTCGGCTGGCTCGCCGGCGACTACGTTGAGACCAGCCCCCCCAGCCAGGCCACTTTCTCCACCAACAACGACACCGACATTGTCACCGTTGTTGTTATCTGGGCTTACTCGATTGGTGTCACAATCATCATTGCTGTGGTCTACTACCTCCTCACCATCATCCCTGCCCTTGACAACCTCGGCCGCAAGAACCGCTCTGTCGTTGACACCAAGGTCGAGAACCTGCTTAACCACCTCTCTAAGCTGGCTATCGAACACGAAGTTGATGCTAATGGCAAGTCACGATACACCCTTGGCGCTCGTGCTGAGCCTGAGGACGATGAGTAA